Within the Glycine max cultivar Williams 82 chromosome 12, Glycine_max_v4.0, whole genome shotgun sequence genome, the region acttatgcataagttaaaaatatttttttaataaattttatataaattaattatacatgatctaatatatattagtcttatttatataattagtttgCCAAAATTGCttctacttaaaaaaaaatggacccCCTCACTGTGTCATTGCCTCACTGTGCAATCCTCTCATTGGTCAGATTTGAATCGCACGACCCCTTCACCAGTCAAATTTGAACGCAATATCACGATCAGTGTCAACTTCAGATATGCGAGCATGAGACCCCTCACCGGCCCAACCAGCACCAAACATCCTCAGCACCGTGTCCAAACACCACCACATTGTCACATTCCTTCCCTTGTTTCGCGCACCCCCACCATCATTAGATATGTTCTtgtagaggaagaagaagatgaaaatggGTAACAGAAGGGCAGTTTTTGTTTTTGggctgaaaaaaaaacaatgaaaaaaagaatcataattccattatttttttttttttgcatctcCTTTAAAAAGAAACAGAAACATGATTTCGTATAATGTGTAACAAAATAGTGCTTTCACTGGTTTTTTTTGCACCTCTTCAAAAATAACAGAAACGAAATTCAGTTGTATGGTATTCAATGGAATcatgcttttattattttttctcacacctttttttaaaaaaaaaaaaaagaaaacacgaTTTTGTTGTACAATTATATAGCATAATTATGTTTCTGttgcttattttttatttgcaccCTTCAGTAAACAATTTGTTGCACAATTATACAATATACTCATATCTATGTGAAAAGGGTATCTGGGGAAAGAAATAGTGTGAACCCCTTAATAGGGACCAATAACAAATGGATTTGGGTGAATAGTAATCCCCATATAATATATGCCTAAAGCCATGACCAATATATAGCTAATCTTAATCCATGACTGAAGAGCACTCCAGCTTGGCTGAAAACAATGGTCCCCAACTACATGCTGCAACAACGCTCCTGATCTCCTCCGCCAGCTGCTTGTGCAAACCCTCCCCAGCCACTTTATCAAAATCGGAAACTGGTTCACTAACCCACCCTGCGCGTTGAACGATAACATGAACACACAAGGTTGTGACACGCTTCATCCCCACGCGCTCCGCTTCGTCCAGAATTCCAGTACCTATTACAGATAACATACTCTCAGTTAGTTAGTCAGAAATCATAGGTATCCGGTTCGAGTTACTTGGTAGTTGGTAACATGAAGAGATAATACGTAAAGTGTAATTTTACCTGCGGAGGATAAACCTTCGTAGATGCTGGGTGAGCTGCGTCTACAAAGTGTAGTGTGGAATTGCATGTTACTAGAATTGGATTTGGATATCATAGAGTttataaataagagaaatatatttacaataaaatataattagtagAATTGCATGTTATTAATtagcacaaaaaataattaattttacttatatttaagttCATAAGCAGTACTACTTACAATTCAAActttattttcaacattttgAAACGCAAACTCAACGAAAAGAGATAAAACTCATAATTTgagctagtttttttttttattaatcttgaaaactactttaaaattaaaataaaaaataaaaaagctttaaaaaaaaagttaaaaatcttttgaaatgatataatttttttaattcaaaagtttctttttaataatCTATAACCATGTCACGGGGTAACTATAATTAATAACCTTCAGAAGACAAAATCCCCACACTGCTTACAGAATAACTTTTCATGTTGTACATTGTTTGATAAACAACGGATAACACTAGCAAActaatattaaatttacttaaatacccattttaatattagttaattaaatataattttattttaatatcatcatcatcatcatcattattattattattattataaaataatatacatcaATAGCATTTGGATTCACTAATTTAACTCATCTTGCGCAATTATGTAAGCAACTGTTAGGGTTTCAATTCAAGAAATTCAATTACCATGAATACGAAAGAGATCTAAGAAATTAACGTGAGGGTTTCAATTCCAATTGAAGAATTGATACCAGTACCACTTATTTGCAATTGAAAAAACTCCTAAACCCCATTCAATTGAATATTTGGATCCTTTTTTATAGCTTTACTGAGGTTGACGGTGAAAAACATGCCGCTCTTCCAAATTTTCAAATCACAGAAAAACGAGTTGAAAAGCATAAGCACAGTTTTGATACAGTTTTGTGAAAGGGATAGTGGAGGATACGTGAGTGGGGAGAgaaaatatggaaaaaaaaatgagataagaATATGAGTGTCTTTTAGTACTTTGTATTTGGAACCTAAAATTATTCCATGTTACTGTGAGTAACAAAATTTGAAGCATTTGTTCTATCCTGTGCTGTTTCCTACAATTTTGCGAATCAAAGGATCCTTGATCCTTCACTTCTAAACGCACATCACATCATAACACATATCGTGTTTGATtccaaaaaagagagaaaattctaaaaccataatttttatcttcagccaccatttaattttacaaattagtACATCAATCCAACCTTAGAAGATGGACA harbors:
- the LOC102668110 gene encoding uncharacterized protein, translating into MISKSNSSNMQFHTTLCRRSSPSIYEGLSSAGTGILDEAERVGMKRVTTLCVHVIVQRAGWVSEPVSDFDKVAGEGLHKQLAEEIRSVVAACSWGPLFSAKLECSSVMD